The Apodemus sylvaticus chromosome 17, mApoSyl1.1, whole genome shotgun sequence genome contains a region encoding:
- the Trib1 gene encoding tribbles homolog 1 has product MRVGPVRFALSGASQPRGPALLFPAARGTPAKRLLDTDDAATVAAKCPRLSECSNPPDYLSPPGSPCSPQPPPSAQGTGGSCVSAPGPSRIADYLLLPLAEREHVSRALCIHTGRELRCKEFPIKHYQDKIRPYMQLPTHRHITGIVEVILGESKAYVFFEKDFGDMHSYMRSRKRLREEEAARLFKQIVSAVAHCHQSAIVLGDLKLRKFVFSTEERTQLRLESLEDTHIIKGEDDALSDKHGCPAYVSPEILNTTGTYSGKAADVWSLGVMLYTLLVGRYPFHDSDPSALFSKIRRGQFCIPEHVSPKARCLIRSLLRREPSERLTAPEILLHPWFEYVLEPGYVDSDIGTSDQIVPEYQEDSDISSFFC; this is encoded by the exons ATGCGGGTCGGTCCCGTGCGTTTTGCCCTGAGCGGCGCCTCACAGCCCCGCGGTCCGGCTCTACTGTTCCCGGCTGCCCGGGGCACCCCGGCCAAACGCCTGCTGGACACGGACGACGCGGCGACCGTGGCGGCCAAGTGTCCGCGCCTTTCTGAGTGTTCAAATCCCCCCGACTACCTCAGTCCCCCTGGCTCGCCCTGCAGTCCTCAGCCTCCGCCCTCCGCGCAGGGGACCGGAGGCAGCTGTGTGAGCGCACCCGGGCCCAGCCGAATCGCTGACTACCTGCTGCTACCCCTAGCTGAACGCGAGCATGTGTCCCGGGCACTGTGCATCCACACCGGCCGCGAGCTGCGCTGCAAG GAGTTTCCCATTAAACACTACCAGGACAAAATCAGGCCGTACATGCAGCTGCCGACCCACAGACACATCACCGGCATTGTGGAAGTGATCCTCGGGGAGAGCAAGGCCTACGTCTTCTTCGAGAAGGACTTTGGAGACATGCACTCCTACATGCGAAGCCGGAAGAGGCTTCGGGAAGAGGAGGCCGCTCGGCTCTTCAAGCAGATCGTCTCCGCCGTCGCCCACTGCCACCAGTCGGCCATCGTGCTGGGGGACCTGAAGCTTAGGAAGTTTGTCTTCTCCACAGAGGAGAG AACCCAGCTTAGGCTGGAAAGCCTGGAAGATACACACATCATTAAGGGTGAAGATGATGCGCTGTCAGATAAACATGGCTGCCCAGCCTACGTGAGCCCTGAGATCCTCAACACTACTGGGACCTACTCCGGAAAGGCGGCGGACGTTTGGAGCCTTGGGGTGATGCTCTACACACTTTTGGTCGGACGATACCCCTTTCATGACTCAGACCCGAGTGCCCTTTTCTCCAAAATCCGCCGTGGACAGTTCTGCATTCCTGAACATGTTTCCCCCAAAGCCAGGTGCCTCATCCGAAGCCTCCTGAGACGAGAACCTTCTGAGAGACTCACAGCCCCTGAGATCTTACTCCATCCCTGGTTTGAATATGTCTTGGAACCAGGGTACGTTGACTCAGACATAGGAACTTCGGACCAGATTGTTCCTGAGTACCAGGAGGACAGTGACATTAGTTCCTTCTTCTGCTAA